Proteins from one Blattabacterium sp. (Blattella germanica) str. Bge genomic window:
- a CDS encoding TrkA family potassium uptake protein, translated as MKIIIIGLGNFGRSLALNLTDNGHEVFGIDHKMEKVDLLKDHIANVVCMDANNEAAYKVLPVQQADLGIVAIGENEGSSIVTTAILKKYKNLRIVSRSLSKIHDTILEAMGINDVVHPEQDAAFRLTKQISFNYALDYFRVDNKHSIAEVFSPSSFSGKSVKSLKLTQKYSVSLITVIRDLKNPMSSKGNSTRKVIGLVTGDTVLQKGDILTLFGSNKSIMNFVKDQN; from the coding sequence ATGAAGATAATAATTATTGGGTTAGGAAACTTTGGAAGATCTTTAGCTCTTAATTTAACAGATAATGGACACGAAGTTTTTGGTATAGATCATAAAATGGAGAAAGTAGATTTATTAAAAGATCATATAGCAAATGTCGTGTGTATGGATGCGAATAATGAAGCAGCTTATAAAGTTTTGCCTGTTCAGCAAGCCGATTTAGGAATTGTGGCTATTGGAGAAAACGAAGGTTCATCAATAGTCACTACGGCTATACTTAAAAAATATAAAAATCTTAGAATAGTAAGTAGATCTTTATCAAAGATACATGATACCATATTAGAAGCTATGGGAATCAATGATGTTGTCCATCCAGAACAGGATGCAGCTTTTAGGTTAACTAAACAAATATCTTTTAATTATGCTTTAGATTATTTTAGAGTGGATAACAAACACTCTATAGCAGAAGTTTTTTCTCCATCTTCTTTTAGTGGAAAATCTGTTAAAAGTTTAAAATTAACTCAAAAATATTCTGTTTCTTTAATTACCGTTATACGAGATCTCAAAAATCCTATGTCTTCCAAAGGAAATTCCACAAGAAAAGTTATTGGATTAGTTACAGGTGATACCGTTTTGCAAAAAGGGGATATATTAACTCTTTTTGGTTCTAACAAATCTATAATGAATTTTGTGAAAGATCAAAACTAA
- a CDS encoding uroporphyrinogen-III synthase has translation MTKSVDFSIFSKKYFFIQSYDFLSIKYSKLYKRPILNNQLIFTSYNGVKGFLYNFEYCFFRKKIYVVGEKTFFFLKKHFPYCFFFQKDYVQDIIEEIIKTKSNQYYDWFCGNKNIFNQDINFFKEKNINRYEVYKTFLIPRKIKNLSDYHGIIFFSPSGVQSFFLNNKIENNTKTEIFAIGKTTAKFISNFLHKKIWIPKKPSLKEVFTLVKNFYDVYI, from the coding sequence ATGACGAAATCTGTGGATTTTTCTATTTTTTCAAAAAAATATTTTTTTATTCAATCTTATGATTTTCTATCAATAAAATATTCGAAATTGTATAAAAGACCTATTTTAAATAATCAGTTAATATTTACTAGTTATAACGGAGTTAAAGGTTTTTTATACAATTTCGAATATTGTTTTTTTCGAAAAAAGATATATGTGGTAGGAGAAAAAACATTTTTTTTTCTCAAGAAACACTTTCCTTATTGTTTTTTTTTTCAAAAAGATTATGTTCAAGATATAATAGAAGAAATTATAAAAACAAAATCTAATCAATACTACGATTGGTTTTGTGGAAATAAAAATATTTTTAATCAAGATATTAATTTTTTCAAAGAAAAGAATATCAATCGATATGAAGTTTATAAAACATTTTTAATTCCTAGAAAAATAAAAAATTTATCCGATTACCATGGAATCATTTTTTTTAGTCCTTCTGGGGTACAATCTTTTTTTTTGAATAATAAAATAGAAAATAATACAAAAACCGAAATTTTTGCTATAGGAAAAACCACAGCTAAATTCATTTCAAATTTTTTGCATAAAAAAATATGGATTCCTAAAAAACCTTCTTTAAAAGAAGTTTTTACTCTTGTAAAAAATTTTTATGATGTTTACATATAA
- a CDS encoding cytochrome c, whose product MKKYFYGVIIILNVMLLESCWFDKTKPNTVYMPDMYYSDAYEPYSDPNFNYNKKIKKIQIPLFLNGKTSSLLPVKGTISRNNFYNSISNEIENKGFDYCKQIIAYPFHKNIGTKEEILKKGEKLYKINCSICHGDNGDGQGQLVKNEKILGIPNYKDREITIGSVYYVITYGKNNMNSYASQLNEIDRWKIAAYVMYLKNK is encoded by the coding sequence ATGAAAAAATATTTTTATGGAGTTATTATCATTTTAAATGTTATGTTATTAGAATCTTGTTGGTTTGATAAAACAAAGCCAAATACAGTGTATATGCCAGATATGTATTATTCCGACGCATACGAACCCTATTCAGATCCTAATTTCAATTATAATAAGAAAATTAAAAAAATTCAGATTCCATTATTTTTAAATGGAAAAACTTCTTCTCTTTTACCAGTAAAAGGTACTATTTCAAGAAATAATTTTTATAATTCTATTTCCAATGAAATAGAAAACAAAGGATTTGATTATTGTAAACAAATAATTGCATATCCTTTTCATAAAAATATAGGAACAAAGGAAGAGATACTGAAAAAAGGAGAAAAATTATATAAAATTAATTGTTCGATATGTCATGGAGACAATGGAGATGGACAAGGTCAATTAGTTAAAAATGAAAAAATTTTAGGAATTCCTAATTATAAAGATAGAGAAATCACTATTGGAAGTGTTTATTATGTTATTACATATGGAAAAAATAATATGAATTCTTATGCTTCTCAATTGAATGAAATCGACAGATGGAAAATAGCAGCATACGTTATGTATCTAAAAAATAAATAA
- a CDS encoding DUF3341 domain-containing protein — MNKYVHALYDNDSTLMNSIKVLKNHDFNIHEVYSPFPIHNLDKILKLKKTNLSFLSFIYGFSGFCIASILTWYAMILDWPQNIGGKPSFSWIRNVPSFIPVIFELSIFFSAHFMCISYLIQCKLFPGSVHKNPDPRTTDNMFLVEIHIKKNNTEKLVNLLKENGAMEVLIKEK; from the coding sequence ATGAATAAATATGTACATGCATTATATGATAATGATTCTACACTAATGAATAGTATTAAGGTCCTTAAAAATCATGATTTTAATATACATGAAGTTTACTCTCCTTTTCCAATTCATAATTTGGACAAAATCCTAAAATTAAAAAAAACTAATTTATCTTTTTTGTCTTTTATATATGGATTTTCGGGATTTTGTATAGCAAGTATATTAACTTGGTATGCTATGATTTTGGATTGGCCTCAAAATATTGGTGGGAAACCATCTTTTTCTTGGATCAGAAATGTTCCTTCTTTCATTCCTGTAATATTTGAATTATCTATTTTTTTTTCAGCACATTTTATGTGTATTAGTTACCTTATTCAATGCAAATTGTTTCCAGGATCTGTTCATAAAAATCCAGATCCAAGAACCACTGATAATATGTTCTTAGTGGAGATTCATATTAAAAAAAATAATACTGAAAAATTAGTGAATTTATTGAAAGAAAATGGAGCTATGGAAGTTCTTATAAAAGAAAAATAA
- the nrfD gene encoding NrfD/PsrC family molybdoenzyme membrane anchor subunit encodes MSNHYESPIRKPLILGKKTLKNITDDILKPIENKAGNLWWTALLISILAFLWGLVCIFYTIGTGIGVWGLNRTINWAWDITNFVWWVGIGHAGTLISAVLLLFRQKWRLSINRSAEAMTIFAVIQAGLFPIIHMGRPWNAHWVLPIPNQFGSLWPNFNSPLLWDVFAISTYFSVSTVFWFMGLIPDFAMIRDRVSDPFQKKIYSILSFGWGGRSKDWQRFEEISLILAGLCTPLVFSVHTIVSFDFSTSVIKGWHSTIFPPYFVAGAIFSGFAMVQTLLGVARKVLSLESYITRNHIESMNKIILLTGGIVLLAYISEFILAWYSGNPFEKFIYFSKEAAKGPFWWAFWALIICNVIIPQFLWIKSIRRSFFWSYVIAIIINIGMWFERFDIIVLNLSHDYLPSSWTGFLPSFVDVGIFIGTIGLFFVLYLLYIRAFPVISQSELKTILKTENKKQENE; translated from the coding sequence ATGTCAAATCACTATGAATCTCCTATCAGAAAGCCATTAATTTTAGGAAAAAAGACCTTAAAAAATATTACTGATGACATATTAAAACCTATAGAAAATAAAGCTGGAAATTTATGGTGGACTGCTTTATTAATTTCTATTTTAGCTTTTTTATGGGGATTAGTATGTATCTTTTACACAATAGGAACAGGAATTGGAGTATGGGGCTTGAATAGGACAATTAATTGGGCTTGGGATATTACTAATTTTGTATGGTGGGTTGGAATTGGTCACGCTGGAACTTTAATTTCTGCTGTTTTGTTATTATTTCGTCAAAAATGGCGTTTATCGATCAATCGTTCAGCAGAAGCGATGACTATTTTCGCAGTCATTCAAGCTGGTTTATTTCCCATTATTCACATGGGAAGACCATGGAATGCTCATTGGGTTTTGCCCATTCCTAATCAATTTGGAAGTTTGTGGCCTAATTTTAATTCTCCTTTATTGTGGGATGTATTTGCTATTAGTACTTATTTTTCTGTTTCTACTGTTTTTTGGTTTATGGGATTAATCCCTGATTTTGCTATGATAAGAGATAGAGTATCAGATCCTTTTCAAAAAAAAATTTATAGTATTCTTAGTTTTGGTTGGGGAGGAAGATCAAAAGATTGGCAAAGATTTGAAGAAATCTCCTTAATTTTGGCCGGTTTATGTACTCCATTGGTTTTTTCTGTTCATACTATAGTTTCGTTTGATTTTTCAACTTCTGTCATTAAAGGTTGGCATAGTACCATATTCCCTCCTTATTTTGTAGCAGGAGCGATATTTTCTGGGTTTGCTATGGTACAAACTTTGCTGGGTGTAGCAAGAAAAGTTCTTTCTCTAGAAAGTTACATTACAAGAAATCATATTGAATCTATGAATAAAATTATTCTGTTAACAGGAGGAATCGTTTTATTGGCTTATATCTCAGAATTTATTCTTGCCTGGTATTCAGGAAATCCTTTTGAAAAATTCATTTATTTTTCTAAAGAAGCAGCTAAAGGTCCATTTTGGTGGGCTTTTTGGGCTTTGATTATTTGTAATGTTATTATTCCCCAATTTTTATGGATTAAATCTATACGTAGAAGTTTTTTTTGGTCTTATGTAATAGCTATAATTATAAATATTGGAATGTGGTTTGAAAGATTTGATATTATTGTTTTAAACCTAAGTCATGACTATCTTCCTTCTTCTTGGACCGGGTTTCTTCCATCATTTGTAGATGTTGGAATATTTATAGGAACTATTGGATTATTTTTTGTTCTTTATTTATTATATATACGTGCATTTCCAGTGATTTCTCAATCAGAATTAAAAACAATATTAAAAACTGAAAATAAAAAACAAGAAAATGAATAA
- a CDS encoding 4Fe-4S dicluster domain-containing protein, translating to MKLRNKKIVADYNPIKDFFKEKTSRRDFLKWIGFGTASVALAACKGPVIQSIPYVVKPDSITPGIPNYYASTMIDSFDIGSVLIKTREGRPIKIEPNSTSKYFNTTSARIQSSLLSLYDEDRLKYPFLKGKKFLDKIDNYIIQHLEYISQTKKDIVFLSSSFPSFSTKKLDSRFSKIYSNTKWITYDAISYSKVLDASEKIFGVRAFPFFDLEKSELIVSFDADLLGDWSPENMGKSYVLNRIPKKSMMQHIQIESNMTLSGANADIRIAKKPSDIKKMLFELYKKVFFGKEPKNQHIKEIALLIEKVGSKSVILADGDQESYELSFLINKKINSNALQNNKYILSKESNDHKLKKFLKNLEKENIGCLFIYNTNPIYSFPLSIFKKIKKFIKTIPLTVSFSMNKDETNEMMDVLAPTPHWLESWGDTNPITDIFTLIQPTIQQIFDTRQLQDSLITWGKMKYKNYYDFLKTTWEKNIIPKSNVSSFNEALFHGIVHIKNKQSIYKKNFVINENQIQEYDKKFINSENNIEKHFEFELRLYVKTSMGDGHQYNNPWLQELPDPITRTTWDNYLTMSYFDANRMKLKNWNVGDGSLNGNCVDLIRNNEILIRDIPIFIQPGQAVGSVGLAFGYGQKNGKLSTLCKGKNAYKIYEDFHVIQKNIQIKKTDKIHKFACVQLQNTTVGRNLVKETNLDTFLRSSKEVWNEEEKISTHKGKLSPQEISIWNQNKNKEEKKKSGHHFNLSIDLNACIGCGACVIACHSENNVPVVGKEEIRKSRDMHWIRVDRYYSTNDKKIHDDQESLHNQNTKVSFQPIMCQHCDYAPCETVCPVGATVHGEQGQNMMAYNRCVGTRYCANNCPYKVRRFNWFNYANNQKFDFNMNNTLGKMVLNPDVVVRTRGVMEKCSLCIQKTQYAIGIAKKEKRKIKDEEFETACSISCPTKAITFGDINDKNSLISKKIEDPRSYKLLDFIGIRPNVFYQVKIKNEKK from the coding sequence ATGAAATTAAGAAATAAAAAAATAGTTGCAGATTATAACCCAATTAAAGATTTTTTTAAAGAAAAAACTTCTAGACGTGATTTTCTAAAATGGATAGGTTTTGGAACAGCTTCAGTCGCTTTAGCTGCTTGCAAAGGTCCAGTGATTCAATCTATTCCTTATGTAGTGAAACCAGATTCTATAACTCCAGGAATTCCAAATTATTACGCATCCACTATGATTGATTCTTTTGATATAGGAAGTGTTTTAATAAAAACGAGAGAAGGACGTCCTATAAAAATAGAACCTAATTCAACTTCAAAATACTTCAACACGACTTCGGCTAGAATTCAATCTTCTTTATTATCTCTTTATGATGAAGATAGATTGAAATATCCTTTTCTTAAGGGAAAAAAGTTCTTGGATAAAATAGATAATTATATTATTCAACATTTAGAATATATATCTCAAACAAAGAAAGACATAGTTTTTCTTTCTTCTTCTTTTCCTAGTTTTTCCACAAAAAAATTAGATTCAAGATTTTCAAAAATTTATTCTAATACTAAATGGATTACTTATGATGCAATTTCGTATTCCAAAGTATTAGATGCATCAGAAAAAATATTTGGAGTTCGTGCTTTTCCTTTTTTTGATTTAGAAAAATCAGAATTAATAGTATCATTTGATGCTGATTTATTGGGTGACTGGAGTCCAGAAAATATGGGAAAATCTTATGTTTTAAATAGGATTCCTAAGAAATCCATGATGCAACATATTCAAATAGAAAGTAATATGACACTTTCTGGGGCTAATGCAGATATTAGAATCGCAAAAAAACCTTCTGACATTAAAAAAATGTTATTTGAACTTTATAAAAAAGTCTTTTTTGGAAAAGAGCCTAAAAATCAACATATAAAAGAAATAGCACTTTTAATTGAAAAAGTAGGATCTAAAAGTGTGATTCTTGCAGATGGAGACCAAGAGTCTTATGAACTTTCTTTTTTAATTAATAAAAAAATTAATAGCAATGCATTGCAAAATAATAAATACATTTTATCAAAAGAAAGTAATGATCACAAATTGAAAAAATTTCTAAAAAATTTAGAAAAGGAAAATATTGGATGTTTATTTATTTATAATACTAATCCTATCTACAGTTTTCCATTATCTATTTTCAAAAAAATTAAAAAATTTATAAAAACAATCCCACTCACTGTATCATTTTCTATGAATAAAGATGAAACCAATGAAATGATGGATGTGTTGGCTCCTACTCCTCATTGGCTGGAATCTTGGGGAGATACTAATCCTATTACTGATATTTTTACCTTGATTCAACCTACAATTCAACAGATTTTTGATACAAGACAATTGCAAGATTCCTTGATTACTTGGGGAAAAATGAAGTATAAAAATTATTATGATTTTTTGAAAACAACTTGGGAAAAAAATATTATTCCTAAATCTAATGTTTCTTCTTTTAATGAAGCATTATTTCATGGGATAGTACACATAAAAAATAAACAATCTATTTATAAAAAAAATTTTGTAATTAATGAAAATCAAATACAAGAATATGATAAAAAATTCATTAATTCTGAAAACAATATAGAAAAACATTTTGAGTTTGAGTTAAGATTGTATGTAAAAACAAGCATGGGAGATGGTCATCAATACAATAATCCCTGGCTACAAGAATTACCAGATCCTATTACACGTACGACTTGGGACAATTATTTAACTATGTCATATTTTGATGCAAACAGAATGAAATTAAAGAACTGGAATGTAGGAGATGGATCTTTAAATGGAAATTGTGTAGACTTAATTAGAAATAATGAAATATTAATTCGAGATATTCCTATTTTTATTCAACCTGGACAAGCGGTAGGATCTGTAGGGTTAGCTTTTGGTTATGGTCAAAAAAATGGAAAATTATCCACTCTTTGTAAGGGTAAAAATGCCTACAAAATTTATGAAGATTTTCATGTTATACAAAAAAATATACAAATAAAAAAAACAGATAAGATCCATAAATTTGCTTGTGTTCAACTGCAAAATACAACAGTCGGTAGAAATCTAGTTAAAGAAACAAATTTGGATACTTTTTTAAGGTCTTCTAAAGAGGTTTGGAATGAAGAAGAAAAAATTTCGACTCACAAAGGAAAACTTTCTCCACAAGAAATTTCTATTTGGAATCAAAATAAAAATAAAGAAGAAAAGAAAAAAAGTGGACATCATTTTAATCTATCTATAGATTTAAACGCTTGTATTGGATGCGGAGCTTGTGTTATTGCATGTCATTCAGAAAATAATGTTCCTGTAGTTGGAAAAGAAGAAATTAGAAAATCTAGAGATATGCATTGGATTCGTGTAGACAGATATTATTCCACAAATGATAAGAAAATTCATGATGATCAAGAATCGTTACATAATCAGAATACAAAGGTTTCTTTTCAACCTATTATGTGTCAACATTGTGATTATGCTCCTTGTGAAACGGTATGTCCTGTAGGTGCTACAGTTCACGGAGAACAAGGGCAAAATATGATGGCTTATAATCGTTGTGTAGGAACTCGTTATTGTGCAAATAACTGTCCTTATAAAGTCAGACGTTTTAATTGGTTTAATTACGCTAATAATCAAAAATTTGATTTTAATATGAATAACACTTTAGGAAAAATGGTTTTAAATCCGGATGTAGTCGTTAGAACTAGAGGTGTTATGGAAAAATGCTCTTTATGTATACAAAAAACACAATATGCTATAGGAATAGCAAAAAAAGAAAAGAGAAAAATAAAAGATGAAGAATTTGAAACAGCCTGCAGTATTTCTTGTCCCACAAAAGCCATTACTTTTGGAGATATTAATGATAAAAATAGTCTTATTTCTAAAAAAATAGAAGATCCAAGATCTTATAAACTTCTTGATTTTATAGGAATACGACCTAACGTATTTTATCAAGTAAAAATAAAAAATGAGAAAAAATAG
- a CDS encoding c-type cytochrome, with the protein MKKILFSIFILSFFFLGKVKAENIKGNPEVGAELFKKNCTTCHSMDLEKKMVGPALSGVTEKRSREWLHKWIINNKSLRESGDKDAIAIYKEYGNLEMNLFPQLSEEQVDNILSFIQNPIKKKEEIEPHETSNENEIEEKQFLIKLIVFCFSILSLILLWILYRIQLLTKLLSETKDPIFDKKDFPINILYKKILGKKKIRWRILSCFVGFLFLIGIYGAWNFLMKIDVNKGYKPEQPIYFSHKIHSEINGIDCQYCHSSAKYSKVSGIPSANVCMNCHITIDEYKGDYLEKGKSRDEYNQEIQKIYHAVGWNPETREYSNKTHPIQWIRIHNMPDFVYFDHSQHIITGEEMIKKLKKVNSVCNACHGDVQKMDQVEMSSDFTMEWCISCHRNAEIDINNQYYKKYFSNEIKKERKTTVDMVGGTECAKCHY; encoded by the coding sequence ATGAAAAAAATTTTATTCTCTATTTTCATTTTATCCTTCTTTTTCTTAGGAAAAGTAAAAGCTGAAAATATAAAAGGGAACCCTGAGGTAGGCGCAGAACTTTTTAAGAAAAATTGCACGACATGTCATTCTATGGATTTAGAAAAAAAAATGGTAGGCCCCGCTTTATCTGGGGTCACCGAAAAAAGAAGTCGTGAATGGTTACATAAATGGATTATAAATAATAAATCTTTGAGAGAAAGTGGAGATAAAGATGCCATCGCCATTTATAAAGAATATGGAAACTTGGAAATGAATTTATTTCCTCAATTATCAGAAGAACAAGTAGATAATATTTTATCTTTTATTCAAAATCCAATAAAAAAAAAAGAAGAAATAGAACCTCATGAAACAAGCAATGAAAATGAAATAGAAGAAAAACAATTTTTAATTAAACTGATTGTTTTTTGTTTTAGTATTTTATCTTTAATCTTGCTTTGGATTTTATACAGAATTCAACTTCTAACTAAATTATTAAGTGAAACAAAAGATCCCATTTTTGACAAAAAAGACTTTCCAATAAATATTTTATATAAAAAAATTTTAGGAAAAAAAAAGATAAGATGGAGGATCTTATCTTGTTTTGTAGGTTTTTTATTTTTGATAGGAATATATGGGGCTTGGAATTTTTTAATGAAAATAGATGTGAACAAAGGATACAAACCTGAACAACCTATTTATTTTTCTCATAAAATTCATTCTGAGATTAACGGAATTGATTGTCAATATTGTCATTCTTCTGCAAAATATAGTAAAGTGTCGGGAATTCCTTCAGCAAATGTCTGCATGAATTGTCATATCACTATTGATGAATACAAAGGAGATTATCTAGAAAAAGGAAAAAGTAGAGATGAATACAATCAAGAAATACAAAAAATATATCATGCTGTAGGATGGAATCCGGAAACTAGAGAATATTCCAATAAAACTCATCCCATTCAATGGATTCGCATACATAATATGCCAGATTTTGTTTATTTCGATCATTCTCAACATATTATTACTGGAGAGGAAATGATAAAAAAACTTAAAAAAGTGAATTCAGTTTGTAATGCTTGTCATGGAGATGTTCAAAAAATGGATCAGGTAGAAATGTCCAGCGATTTTACTATGGAATGGTGTATTTCTTGTCATAGAAATGCAGAAATTGATATAAATAATCAATATTATAAAAAGTATTTTTCAAATGAAATAAAAAAAGAAAGAAAAACAACTGTAGACATGGTTGGAGGGACAGAATGTGCTAAATGTCATTATTGA